A window from Argopecten irradians isolate NY chromosome 3, Ai_NY, whole genome shotgun sequence encodes these proteins:
- the LOC138318833 gene encoding uncharacterized protein yields MIDTNIQQRFCNISIDNASFCNQNINDLPNEILARIFWYLHPIKDTLPVLAIVCRKWREILLSNGSLWRVVHVDPRRYVYWHFSMMCCIFRLYGQHIQKLTWTDHSPVYQSVFSFIPRLRNLKYLRLPILWTRSVVEALSCLTQLENIQINGGFALTDGELGMIGRCFPNLLEVSLNACWRVTAKGIEDLVDSLACLQTLKLKINSGLNLSDPRSGQAIQRGYDITKCVIDYDRFTLVHVLCLHFVPIQMEELWDLVKKLERLKKLSISNCEHIHGVRLVSDSLQKCYLFNLWNALFVCIRCTALKLLTVDHGMETMQHVEVESASLRRVTINGCNVLRTLRVYSKRLAFMELSKCENIDMRSFHETLRNNASLLSLRLGCISQDSLTFDEVMIPNLQELCLLGDFSCETLHIRSPTLRLLHTESDNDIVTLNHMYITANHLCKIALTGMPALKTLTIQCVSVDCIEMNLCSDDRLNLESCVIHALNAIGFLRLFDCKVNLLSVCTPLARTIVLYRCQMSDYVLQMALNGCLNIAYLNLEKCREISKVSVHSPLMKFLNLFGCVEVNRLDLEYCPQLLALNVGQCTNVRLFIRGIEQRLDSLCRTYDIVHPQEMVRWSHDFPPKPYVCDTPDSCLDANDYITSE; encoded by the exons ATGATCGATACAAATATTCAACAAAGGTTTTGCAACATTTCGATTGATAACGCAAGTTTTTGCAACCAGAATATAAACGATTTGCCAAATGAAATCCTTGCCCGAATATTTTGGTACCTTCATCCGATTAAAGATACCCTTCCAGTCCTAGCAATTGTCTGTCGAAAATGGCGGGAAATCCTGTTAAGTAACGGTTCACTATGGCGCGTGGTCCACGTTGATCCAAGACGCTATGTTTACTGGCACTTCAGCATGATGTGTTGCATTTTTCGACTTTATGGACAACACATACAGAAACTAACGTGGACCGATCACTCGCCAGTATATCAAAGTGTCTTTTCTTTTATTCCTCGCTTACGGAACCTGAAATACCTAAGATTACCAATACTATGGACCAGATCAGTGGTAGAGGCTTTGTCATGTCTGACACAATTAGAAAACATACAAATCAACGGAGGATTCGCATTAACAGACGGTGAACTGGGAATGATAGGGAGATGTTTTCCCAATTTGCTGGAAGTATCTTTGAATGCGTGTTGGCGAGTAACTGCCAAGGGTATAGAGGACCTGGTTGATAGTCTGGCATGCCTCCAGACGCTGAAGCTGAAGATAAACTCTGGCTTGAATCTGAGTGATCCGCGGAGTGGACAAGCCATTCAGAGGGGATATGATATCACAAAGTGTGTTATAGACTACGACCGGTTCACACTCGTACATGTCTTATGTTTGCACTTTGTACCAATTCAGATGGAAGAGCTTTGGGACTTGGTTAAGAAACTAGAACGTCTCAAGAAACTCAGTATCAGCAACTGTGAG CATATTCACGGTGTTCGACTAGTATCTGACTCTCTACAGAAGTGCTACCTGTTCAACTTGTGGAATGCTCTATTTGTATGTATACGATGTACAGCACTGAAGCTGTTAACGGTAGACCACGGTATGGAGACCATGCAACATGTCGAGGTGGAGTCGGCCTCGTTACGACGGGTAACCATCAACGGATGCAACGTACTGCGCACACTCCGCGTGTACAGCAAGCGCCTGGCATTCATGGAATTGTCCAAATGTGAGAATATCGACATGAGATCGTTCCACGAAACTTTAAGGAATAATGCATCACTTTTGTCTCTGCGACTCGGTTGCATATCGCAAGACAGTCTAACATTTGACGAGGTCATGATTCCTAATTTACAAGAGCTGTGTCTCCTTGGAGACTTTTCATGTGAGACGCTGCACATCAGGAGTCCCACGCTCAGATTACTACACACGGAGTCTGATAATGATATAGTAACGCTGAACCATATGTACATCACAGCCAACCATCTTTGTAAGATCGCGTTGACAGGAATGCCAGCTTTAAAGACTCTCACCATCCAATGCGTCAGTGTGGATTGCATAGAAATGAACCTCTGTAGCGACGACCGTCTTAATCTAGAGTCGTGTGTCATCCACGCACTGAACGCTATCGGCTTTCTTCGCTTGTTTGATTGTAAAGTGAACCTTCTGTCGGTGTGCACTCCTTTAGCAAGGACAATTGTTCTGTATAGATGCCAAATGTCAGATTACGTACTGCAGATGGCACTGAATGGATGCCTAAACATAGCTTATCTAAATCTCGAAAAATGTCGGGAGATCAGCAAGGTTTCTGTTCACTCCCCTTTGATGAAGTTTCTAAATCTGTTTGGCTGTGTGGAAGTTAATAGGCTTGATTTGGAATACTGCCCGCAACTCCTGGCCTTAAACGTAGGCCAATGTACAAATGTACGACTGTTCATTCGTGGGATAGAACAAAGACTAGATTCCTTATGTCGAACCTATGACATAGTCCACCCACAAGAGATGGTGCGCTGGAGTCACGACTTTCCACCTAAACCTTATGTCTGCGACACTCCAGACAGCTGTCTAGACGCAAACGATTACATTACTAGTGAATAA